From Echinicola soli, a single genomic window includes:
- a CDS encoding redoxin domain-containing protein has product MKRIILINILLLAAVNAYAQVQIGEKAPAISVDKWINNSDHDEPSTAGKAIVLDFWFTNCGPCIYTIPHLNDLTEEYKNENISFISITYENEDDVSKFLSKKKILAHVGTDTAYQTINKYEVKAYPTTFLIDENGILKWRGHPSLLTSDMIDALLHKKRYPQVMTDQQNPVSVLNKELSTDHIYPITVSKNNYMNGSGMQFNLRELSLVNQPLDEILTFLLQKSKSRISITDQNRYDVRFKFPEDLPHDERRTAATKSLLNELDYQLTIEKKEVEGYVLKILNDSLFIKNAIDTTKVYSAKGISTNSTYWEGNGVPTQDLVGELEDRFKIFVIDKTKLNGCFELKFPIKTFDVARSYLLDHYGLALTQGRFEVEITQIASKHDRKESQEP; this is encoded by the coding sequence ATGAAAAGAATAATATTAATCAATATATTATTGCTAGCAGCAGTTAATGCTTATGCCCAAGTACAGATTGGCGAGAAAGCTCCTGCAATTTCCGTTGATAAATGGATAAATAATAGCGATCACGATGAGCCGAGCACAGCAGGTAAAGCGATCGTTTTGGACTTCTGGTTTACAAATTGCGGCCCATGCATCTATACAATCCCCCACCTAAATGACCTTACAGAGGAATACAAAAATGAAAACATTTCATTTATTTCCATAACCTATGAAAATGAGGACGATGTATCAAAATTCCTATCCAAAAAGAAGATTTTGGCGCATGTAGGAACTGATACAGCCTATCAAACTATAAATAAGTATGAAGTTAAAGCTTATCCAACGACATTTTTAATTGATGAAAATGGGATTTTGAAATGGAGAGGACATCCATCACTTCTTACAAGTGATATGATAGACGCATTGCTCCATAAAAAGCGTTATCCGCAGGTAATGACAGATCAGCAGAATCCAGTATCTGTCCTGAACAAAGAATTAAGCACCGACCATATCTACCCCATCACCGTCAGTAAAAATAATTACATGAACGGATCAGGCATGCAATTCAATCTCAGGGAATTGAGCCTCGTCAACCAACCTCTCGACGAAATATTAACTTTCCTCCTCCAAAAAAGCAAAAGCAGAATTTCAATTACCGATCAAAACCGCTATGATGTTCGCTTTAAATTCCCTGAGGATTTGCCCCATGATGAAAGAAGGACAGCGGCAACCAAATCATTATTGAATGAATTAGATTATCAATTGACTATTGAGAAAAAAGAAGTAGAAGGTTATGTCCTGAAGATATTAAATGATAGCCTCTTTATTAAAAATGCGATTGACACGACAAAAGTCTATTCTGCAAAGGGAATCTCCACCAACAGCACCTACTGGGAAGGAAATGGCGTCCCAACACAAGATTTAGTGGGAGAATTGGAGGACAGGTTCAAAATTTTCGTAATTGATAAAACCAAGTTAAATGGATGTTTTGAACTAAAATTCCCCATCAAAACCTTTGATGTAGCTAGAAGTTATCTGCTTGACCATTATGGACTTGCATTGACCCAAGGACGGTTTGAAGTAGAAATCACACAAATAGCCAGTAAGCATGATCGAAAAGAAAGTCAAGAGCCATGA
- a CDS encoding response regulator transcription factor: MRKILLVEDDSRVSAFIIKGLKEEGYDVALAMDGKMGLQMALQGNYDLIILDIMIPEMNGIEVCKEIRKQHATVPVLFLTALGSTENVVMGLDSGADDYLSKPFKFIELLARVRTLMRRSSYGNGSENKSESTYQFSDLELDDETKTVLRDGMAISLTSTEYRLLLMFIKNQRRVLSRIDILEEVWGIDFDMGTNVVDVYVNYLRKKLEKYNGSRLIQTVIGMGYVLKEAE, translated from the coding sequence GTGAGAAAAATATTGCTTGTAGAAGATGACAGCCGTGTCAGTGCATTTATCATAAAAGGCCTAAAGGAAGAAGGCTATGATGTAGCCCTCGCCATGGATGGAAAGATGGGACTTCAAATGGCGCTTCAAGGCAACTATGACTTGATCATTTTGGATATTATGATTCCCGAAATGAATGGGATAGAAGTCTGCAAAGAGATCAGAAAACAACATGCCACTGTTCCTGTACTTTTTTTGACAGCCTTGGGAAGTACTGAAAATGTAGTGATGGGATTGGATAGCGGAGCTGATGACTACCTTTCCAAGCCGTTTAAGTTCATCGAACTGCTGGCCAGGGTGCGGACGTTGATGAGAAGATCTTCCTATGGTAATGGGAGTGAAAACAAATCGGAAAGCACCTATCAGTTTAGTGATTTGGAACTGGATGATGAGACCAAGACTGTGCTGAGAGATGGGATGGCCATTAGCCTTACCTCCACCGAATACAGGTTGTTGTTGATGTTTATTAAGAACCAACGACGTGTACTTTCGCGTATTGATATTTTAGAAGAAGTCTGGGGAATTGATTTTGACATGGGTACCAATGTGGTGGATGTTTATGTAAACTACCTAAGGAAAAAACTGGAAAAATATAATGGCTCCAGGCTTATCCAGACGGTCATAGGAATGGGGTACGTGCTAAAAGAAGCTGAATGA
- a CDS encoding sensor histidine kinase produces MKTQNKIVYVLLIVFFSYTLLFSGFIYYSISNYAFTDFYKRLEIRAITTAKSQLENESEGNIIRELRQEYLEELPDEDIKMYKLPKDGEWQGINGLGEFENGFIDEILEDGTSMYNDSRTFFYGTTYTTVGKATYLVIISAENYFITHHVHYLRNLLFTSLAIAFVIILVVAFFFTRKYIQPINDIIEKVKEISSENLHLRLNQKSKNDDTISQLAQTFNDMLNRLETSFETQKNFISNASHELNTPLTSIIGEADVTLSKIRRPEEYIMSLQTILEEAEKLDKKTKALLMLAQTGFDGKRQKFNMLRTDQLIMDVKDTVEKIYPVSKISIDFSLLPENPYRLKINANEALLHLALSNIILNGCKYSDFSPVHVALGVSEGKVIILVKDEGIGIPDSEMKYIYDPYFRASNTKNHEGYGIGLPLARNIVRMHRGELVVNSIEDEGTTVQITLPCFFTSQEINEGKAEEIMKAYRKEKGSLTEN; encoded by the coding sequence ATGAAAACGCAGAATAAAATCGTCTATGTCCTATTGATCGTTTTTTTTAGCTACACCTTGCTGTTCAGTGGGTTTATCTATTATTCTATTTCTAATTATGCCTTTACTGATTTTTATAAGCGACTTGAAATCAGGGCGATTACCACGGCCAAGTCCCAATTGGAGAATGAAAGTGAAGGGAATATTATAAGGGAGCTGAGACAAGAGTACTTGGAAGAGCTTCCGGACGAGGATATCAAGATGTACAAATTGCCAAAGGACGGTGAATGGCAAGGAATAAACGGGCTTGGGGAATTTGAAAACGGTTTTATTGACGAAATACTAGAGGACGGTACCAGTATGTACAATGACAGCCGTACCTTTTTTTATGGCACTACCTACACCACGGTGGGCAAGGCCACGTATTTGGTCATCATTTCTGCTGAAAACTATTTTATTACCCACCATGTCCATTATTTGCGAAATCTATTATTTACCTCATTGGCGATTGCTTTTGTGATTATTTTGGTAGTAGCATTTTTCTTTACAAGAAAATACATCCAACCCATCAATGATATCATCGAAAAGGTAAAGGAAATTAGTTCTGAAAATCTTCACCTTCGGCTAAACCAAAAATCCAAAAATGATGACACCATTTCCCAACTTGCACAGACCTTTAATGATATGCTGAACAGGCTGGAGACTTCTTTTGAGACACAAAAGAACTTTATCAGCAATGCCAGTCATGAATTGAATACTCCCTTGACCAGCATTATCGGTGAGGCAGATGTGACCCTAAGCAAGATAAGGAGGCCGGAGGAGTATATTATGTCGCTGCAGACCATCCTGGAGGAGGCGGAGAAGCTGGACAAAAAGACCAAGGCATTGCTCATGCTGGCACAGACGGGATTTGATGGGAAGCGGCAAAAATTCAATATGCTGCGGACAGATCAACTGATCATGGATGTCAAGGATACCGTGGAAAAAATCTACCCTGTCAGTAAGATCAGTATCGATTTTAGCCTTTTGCCAGAAAACCCGTACAGGTTGAAGATCAATGCCAATGAAGCACTTCTTCACCTGGCCCTTTCCAATATTATCCTCAATGGATGTAAGTACTCGGATTTCAGCCCTGTCCATGTGGCCTTGGGGGTCTCCGAGGGAAAAGTAATCATCCTTGTAAAAGATGAGGGCATTGGTATACCGGATTCAGAAATGAAGTACATCTACGATCCGTATTTTAGGGCTAGCAATACCAAAAACCATGAAGGCTATGGCATTGGGTTACCCCTGGCTCGCAATATCGTTCGGATGCACCGTGGAGAACTGGTGGTGAACTCGATAGAAGATGAAGGGACTACGGTCCAAATTACCCTCCCTTGTTTTTTTACATCCCAGGAAATCAACGAAGGAAAAGCTGAGGAAATCATGAAGGCATACCGGAAGGAGAAAGGTAGTTTGACAGAAAATTAA
- a CDS encoding YoaK family protein: MLRKFSNSRTLSDNIKLGSLTAFSAGMVNVVSVMLFFAFTSNVTGHYAVLAEEIAKGNWYQAGVVAAWIMLFFLGGFTSNCIIIHFNKNYTYLSHAVPVILEILCLLIVGTYVQFYYAETLLETEWLVGLMLYAMGIQNGLTASISNSAVKTTHLTGLTTDLGMLFSMFTKKEYRQNPQLRGKLKIQLSIMVSYLSGGITAGYIYMTIAYNVFYIVCLFLLIVIGYDYYKLKYYELVNRRELKSKKDYYRYVEVKNKKKILEKA, encoded by the coding sequence ATGCTCAGAAAATTCAGCAATAGTAGGACATTAAGCGATAATATAAAACTGGGAAGCCTGACCGCTTTCTCTGCGGGAATGGTCAATGTGGTCTCGGTGATGTTGTTTTTTGCTTTTACTTCTAATGTGACCGGTCACTATGCGGTATTGGCAGAAGAGATTGCCAAGGGCAATTGGTATCAGGCCGGGGTGGTGGCTGCATGGATCATGCTGTTCTTCCTGGGCGGTTTTACTTCCAATTGTATCATTATCCATTTCAATAAGAATTATACCTACTTATCGCATGCTGTTCCTGTGATTTTGGAAATCCTATGCCTTTTGATAGTAGGTACGTACGTGCAGTTTTATTATGCGGAGACATTGCTCGAAACAGAATGGTTGGTGGGGTTAATGCTCTATGCCATGGGGATACAAAACGGTTTGACGGCAAGTATTTCCAACTCTGCGGTCAAAACGACTCACTTGACAGGCTTGACCACAGACCTGGGGATGCTCTTTTCCATGTTTACCAAGAAAGAATACCGTCAAAATCCCCAATTGAGAGGTAAGCTAAAGATACAGCTGTCGATAATGGTGAGCTATCTGTCTGGGGGCATCACAGCCGGTTATATTTACATGACCATTGCCTACAACGTGTTTTATATCGTTTGCCTGTTTCTTTTGATCGTTATTGGCTATGATTATTACAAACTGAAATACTATGAATTGGTCAATAGGCGTGAGCTGAAAAGCAAGAAGGATTATTACCGATATGTAGAAGTCAAGAATAAAAAGAAAATCCTCGAAAAAGCCTGA
- a CDS encoding potassium/proton antiporter: MILTAENILLISSLLLFAGVIASKTSGKTGIPALLIFLGVGMLAGSDGIGGIVFDDPSLTQFLGIIALTFILFSGGLDTKWPTVKPILGQGIALSTLGVLLTSFSLGAFVYWVSDLTLLESLLLGSIVSSTDAAAVFSILRSKSIGLKGNLRPLLELESGSNDPMAYFLTISLTSLLTIQNFSIWKIIPLFFIQMTVGALLGWLIGRGIVLTVNKIKLDTEGLYPVLMISLVMLTYTLTDLLGGNGFLAVYICALTVGNGKMLHKKSMMKFFDGIAWLMQVVMFITLGLLVFPSQMLPVIGFALAAAIFLILVARPLGVFLTLLPFKYTVKEKLFLSWVGLRGAVPIVFATFPMIHGVQMSDVIFHIVFFIVLTSVAVQATTLSLAAKLLGLALPEGLKKKSLLDIELSEDVKNALIEVKLPASAEVVGKKILEIGFPTSCLVVLISRNGKFITPNGETELMENDTLMIMADDPEQDKVIKEVLMIK; encoded by the coding sequence ATGATTCTCACTGCAGAAAACATCCTTCTGATCAGTTCACTGTTACTCTTTGCTGGTGTGATTGCGAGCAAGACTTCGGGCAAAACAGGCATTCCTGCACTTTTGATATTTTTGGGAGTAGGGATGCTGGCTGGTTCAGATGGTATCGGGGGCATCGTCTTCGATGATCCATCGCTGACACAATTTTTGGGCATCATTGCCTTGACCTTTATTTTGTTTTCAGGTGGCCTTGACACCAAGTGGCCCACTGTAAAGCCTATTCTGGGACAAGGTATTGCCCTGTCTACCCTTGGGGTGTTGCTGACAAGTTTCTCTTTGGGAGCTTTTGTATACTGGGTTTCGGATTTGACCTTGCTGGAAAGTTTGCTCCTCGGATCGATTGTTTCGTCCACTGATGCTGCAGCTGTATTTTCCATTTTAAGAAGTAAAAGCATTGGGCTTAAGGGCAACCTTCGTCCGCTACTGGAGCTGGAAAGCGGAAGTAATGATCCGATGGCCTACTTCCTGACCATTTCCTTGACCAGTTTACTTACCATTCAGAATTTTTCGATATGGAAAATCATCCCTTTGTTTTTTATCCAGATGACCGTTGGAGCACTTTTGGGTTGGCTGATCGGTAGAGGAATAGTACTCACAGTAAACAAGATAAAATTGGACACGGAAGGGCTTTATCCGGTGTTGATGATTTCTCTGGTGATGCTCACCTACACCCTCACGGACCTTCTGGGCGGTAACGGTTTCTTAGCGGTCTATATCTGCGCTCTCACGGTAGGCAATGGAAAAATGCTACATAAAAAGAGCATGATGAAATTCTTTGATGGAATTGCCTGGCTGATGCAGGTGGTGATGTTTATCACACTGGGGCTATTGGTATTCCCTTCCCAAATGCTTCCCGTGATAGGATTCGCATTGGCAGCAGCCATATTTCTAATCCTTGTTGCCAGACCGCTGGGAGTCTTCCTGACCTTGCTGCCTTTCAAATATACCGTTAAGGAAAAGCTGTTTTTATCATGGGTGGGACTTCGGGGAGCCGTCCCTATTGTTTTTGCCACCTTTCCCATGATCCATGGTGTCCAAATGTCAGATGTCATCTTCCATATTGTTTTCTTTATTGTATTGACTTCTGTGGCGGTCCAGGCCACCACACTTTCCTTGGCTGCCAAGCTCCTTGGATTGGCACTTCCTGAAGGGCTAAAGAAAAAGTCCCTGTTGGACATTGAACTCTCTGAAGATGTCAAAAATGCTTTGATTGAGGTGAAGCTTCCCGCTAGCGCGGAAGTCGTTGGAAAAAAAATCCTGGAAATTGGTTTTCCAACTTCCTGTCTGGTCGTCCTGATCAGTAGAAACGGGAAATTCATCACTCCAAACGGAGAAACCGAACTGATGGAAAATGATACGCTCATGATCATGGCCGATGATCCAGAGCAGGATAAAGTGATCAAAGAAGTATTGATGATAAAATAG